One window from the genome of Bdellovibrio sp. NC01 encodes:
- the flhF gene encoding flagellar biosynthesis protein FlhF: MQVKKFEARTMKEALEMVKTQLGPDAIILSARDNNKSFGLVGEGSVEITAAVSEETLQKKKFAESRLREQDLQRFQKTSARQQKELIAKMVDKHTQKNQPPPQITQRRYIDIEEDENSYARQQQVSEQRVRASAQRALHAFQEQEEIFTGQRKAPQAAPVKPATPAARPVQAVQPAAPSAAESEAIRALQNEIATLKQVITQFQQMPQNFVGTHPGADFGISYDLSNVFAKLTGAGVAPEITAEILTQAQETLPALKLKNKALVEAWVARHVLDATRTVSNPTAGKIHCFVGPAGSGKTSTMIKMASNMVVREGKKVALFTTDTYKVGAADQMKIYAQILNVPFSVIRTQNDWHNLMRYLANVDCVLVDFTGLSLKNNDEIQMMRSLLPPQGLNPNIHLCLSANTKDADATELGRRYSMLNYKDVIFSGLDESSQHGTIYNFMKRFDIPLHSFGIGSRVPEDFEFATKERLLDLIFKITQLRQQDSEAV; the protein is encoded by the coding sequence ATGCAGGTTAAGAAATTTGAAGCACGTACAATGAAAGAAGCATTGGAAATGGTTAAGACTCAATTGGGTCCTGACGCCATTATTCTTTCGGCTCGCGACAATAACAAGAGCTTCGGCCTTGTTGGTGAAGGCAGTGTTGAAATCACAGCAGCAGTTTCGGAAGAAACTTTGCAGAAAAAGAAATTTGCGGAATCACGTTTGCGTGAACAAGATCTGCAAAGATTTCAGAAAACGTCTGCACGTCAACAAAAAGAGTTGATCGCTAAGATGGTTGATAAGCATACGCAAAAGAATCAACCGCCGCCGCAAATCACACAACGTCGTTATATCGACATTGAAGAAGATGAAAATTCTTATGCTCGCCAACAACAAGTTTCCGAACAGCGTGTAAGAGCATCAGCGCAACGGGCGTTGCATGCTTTCCAAGAGCAAGAAGAGATTTTCACAGGTCAACGTAAAGCTCCGCAAGCGGCACCAGTTAAACCTGCGACCCCAGCGGCAAGACCGGTGCAAGCGGTTCAGCCAGCAGCTCCATCTGCGGCAGAATCAGAAGCTATCCGCGCTTTGCAAAACGAGATCGCGACGTTGAAACAAGTTATTACTCAGTTCCAACAGATGCCACAAAACTTCGTGGGCACACATCCAGGCGCTGACTTCGGTATTTCTTATGACTTGAGCAACGTGTTTGCAAAATTGACTGGCGCAGGTGTTGCTCCTGAAATTACGGCAGAGATTTTGACTCAAGCACAAGAAACTTTGCCGGCATTGAAATTAAAAAACAAAGCTCTTGTTGAAGCATGGGTTGCTCGTCATGTTTTGGATGCGACTCGTACAGTGAGTAATCCAACAGCAGGCAAGATTCATTGTTTTGTTGGTCCTGCAGGATCAGGCAAAACATCAACAATGATCAAAATGGCCAGTAACATGGTTGTGCGCGAAGGTAAGAAAGTTGCCTTGTTCACAACGGACACTTATAAAGTGGGCGCTGCAGATCAAATGAAAATCTATGCGCAAATCTTGAATGTACCGTTTTCAGTGATTCGTACTCAGAATGACTGGCACAATTTGATGCGCTACTTGGCGAATGTGGACTGCGTTCTTGTCGACTTCACAGGTTTAAGCCTTAAAAACAATGACGAGATTCAAATGATGCGCAGTCTTTTGCCGCCACAAGGTTTGAATCCAAATATCCATTTGTGTCTTTCAGCGAATACAAAAGACGCTGACGCTACAGAATTGGGTCGTCGCTATTCAATGTTGAATTATAAAGACGTTATCTTCTCTGGTTTGGATGAGTCATCACAGCATGGCACGATCTATAACTTCATGAAGCGCTTTGATATTCCATTGCATTCATTTGGTATCGGTTCGCGAGTTCCTGAAGACTTTGAATTTGCGACAAAAGAACGTTTGTTGGATTTGATTTTTAAAATTACACAATTAAGACAACAGGATTCTGAAGCAGTATGA
- the flhA gene encoding flagellar biosynthesis protein FlhA: MEEVFQFLKRFEKYTKNTDLLIAFGVLAILAVMIIPLPPLLLDLGLTFSLAISILILLVSIYTQKALDFTSFPSLLLMTTLFRLSLNVATTRLILTHGHEGEAAAGHVIASFANFVVGGNYVIGFIMFLILIVINFMVITKGSGRVAEVAARFTLDAMPGKQMSIDAELNSGHITEAEARKRRRAIEQEADFYGAMDGASKFVRGDAIAGIIITLVNVIGGLGIGIIQKGMDAGQAAKVFTMLTIGDGLLAQIPALIISTAAGIIVTRTSNSDKDMGGEVTSQLLLNPRAVMISGAVLILMGLVPGLPTVPFLMMGGLLVGMSWVIKRYKQETADAEKRKTEAAANVPKKENIETMLPVDMLELEVGYGLISIVESDQSGDLLERIVSIRKQFALDLGIVVPSIHIRDNLQLAPGEYRMLIKGNKVGGGMLRPDSLLAMDPGNVSDSIEGTPTKEPAFGLDAMWISPNRREDAEFAGYTVVDLPTVMATHITELIRTHAHELLGRQEASSLIENFKKSHPKVVEELIPDLLPLGSVVRVMQSLLKEQVSVRNLLTIFESLADEAPRTKDIEVLTEAVRRALARGITAKYTTDQGNIPVMTLHPVIEELIANSLLQTEQGVQLVMDPNTAHRLINEIARAVENHPEIASQPILLTSPTSRRHLYKLTSRFIPQLVVLSHNELTSDADVQSVALVEMSHAG, encoded by the coding sequence ATGGAAGAAGTTTTTCAGTTCTTAAAACGATTTGAGAAATACACTAAGAACACTGACTTGCTAATTGCATTCGGTGTCTTAGCTATTTTAGCGGTAATGATCATCCCGCTGCCGCCATTGCTTTTGGACTTGGGTCTGACATTCTCTCTAGCGATTTCAATCTTGATCTTGCTAGTTAGTATCTATACGCAAAAAGCTTTAGATTTCACTTCATTCCCTTCGCTTCTTTTGATGACGACGTTGTTCCGTCTGTCACTGAACGTAGCGACGACTCGTTTGATCCTGACTCACGGTCATGAGGGTGAAGCTGCTGCCGGTCACGTTATCGCATCATTCGCGAATTTCGTTGTCGGCGGTAACTACGTCATCGGTTTCATCATGTTCTTGATCCTTATCGTGATCAACTTCATGGTAATCACAAAAGGTTCGGGCCGTGTGGCTGAAGTCGCTGCTCGTTTCACTTTGGATGCGATGCCAGGTAAGCAAATGTCGATTGATGCTGAGTTGAACTCAGGTCACATCACAGAAGCTGAAGCTCGTAAACGTCGTCGTGCGATTGAACAAGAAGCTGACTTTTACGGTGCGATGGACGGTGCCTCGAAGTTCGTACGTGGTGATGCTATCGCGGGTATCATCATCACTCTTGTGAACGTTATCGGTGGTTTGGGTATCGGTATCATTCAAAAAGGGATGGATGCGGGACAAGCTGCAAAAGTCTTTACGATGTTGACGATCGGTGATGGTTTGCTTGCGCAGATCCCAGCTTTGATCATCTCTACTGCTGCCGGTATCATCGTCACTCGTACTTCGAATTCTGATAAAGACATGGGTGGTGAGGTCACAAGTCAATTGTTGTTGAATCCTCGTGCCGTCATGATCTCTGGTGCGGTTTTGATCTTGATGGGCTTGGTTCCAGGTCTTCCGACAGTTCCATTCTTGATGATGGGTGGTTTGCTGGTTGGTATGTCATGGGTTATCAAACGCTACAAACAAGAAACTGCGGATGCTGAAAAAAGAAAAACAGAAGCCGCTGCAAACGTTCCGAAAAAAGAAAACATCGAAACCATGCTTCCAGTCGATATGTTGGAGCTTGAAGTTGGTTACGGGTTGATCAGTATCGTTGAATCGGATCAAAGTGGTGACTTGCTTGAGCGTATCGTCAGTATCCGTAAGCAATTTGCTTTGGATTTGGGTATCGTGGTTCCAAGTATTCATATCCGCGACAACTTGCAGTTGGCTCCGGGGGAATACCGTATGCTTATCAAAGGCAATAAAGTGGGTGGCGGTATGCTTCGCCCTGATTCATTGCTTGCGATGGATCCAGGTAACGTTTCTGATTCTATCGAAGGAACGCCGACCAAAGAACCTGCATTCGGTTTGGATGCGATGTGGATTTCTCCAAATCGCAGAGAAGACGCCGAATTCGCCGGTTACACAGTTGTCGATCTTCCAACAGTTATGGCGACACATATTACAGAACTTATCCGCACGCATGCGCATGAGTTGTTGGGGCGTCAAGAGGCTTCAAGCCTTATCGAAAACTTCAAGAAGTCACATCCAAAAGTGGTGGAAGAGCTTATCCCAGATCTTCTTCCATTGGGTTCGGTTGTGCGTGTTATGCAAAGCTTGCTTAAAGAACAAGTTTCAGTTCGTAACTTGTTAACGATCTTTGAATCGTTGGCAGACGAAGCGCCACGTACAAAAGATATCGAGGTTCTGACGGAAGCTGTTCGTCGTGCCCTTGCTCGTGGTATCACGGCTAAGTACACAACGGATCAAGGCAATATCCCTGTGATGACTTTGCATCCAGTGATTGAAGAGTTGATCGCGAACTCTTTGTTACAAACAGAACAAGGCGTGCAATTAGTGATGGATCCAAACACTGCGCATCGTTTGATCAACGAAATCGCGCGTGCCGTGGAAAATCATCCAGAGATTGCAAGTCAGCCGATCTTGCTGACAAGCCCGACTTCGCGCCGTCATTTATATAAATTAACTTCAAGATTTATTCCGCAACTTGTTGTCCTTTCACACAATGAATTGACTTCAGATGCGGACGTTCAATCAGTTGCCCTTGTGGAGATGAGCCATGCAGGTTAA
- the flhB gene encoding flagellar biosynthesis protein FlhB, translating into MSEENEKTEEATDARREEFRKQGNVAHSKELASAVILLAAAGSVYVLGRFFFKNFYELFQYSFGPNLVHLVREGKFTEAFRMNGEKAFILIMPVVGIAGILGAASSIVQIGFLQVEDALSPNFEKMNPVEGMKRIFSMRSLVEGLKSLLKMAAIGLVLYMLLRGEVHQIPYMMTYSVEQIITYLGAVVVKLLGGVGGVMLVLAGADYFYQRWDLEKKMMMTKQEIKEEHKQREGDPMIKSRIRRIQREMASKRMMSEVPKADVIITNPTHIAVCLKYSDNLPAPQLIAMGADSVAENIKQIAREHNIPIVENKPLARTIFKTMKIGQVIPRELFVAVAEVLSYVYRLRRKKR; encoded by the coding sequence GTGTCAGAAGAAAACGAAAAGACAGAAGAAGCAACGGACGCCAGACGGGAAGAATTCCGTAAGCAAGGTAACGTTGCTCATTCAAAGGAGCTTGCGTCTGCAGTAATTCTACTTGCAGCGGCTGGCTCCGTTTATGTTTTGGGTCGTTTCTTTTTCAAAAACTTCTACGAACTTTTCCAATACTCTTTCGGTCCAAATCTTGTGCACCTTGTGCGTGAAGGCAAATTCACTGAAGCATTCCGCATGAACGGTGAAAAAGCGTTTATCTTGATCATGCCCGTTGTTGGTATCGCAGGTATTTTGGGTGCCGCTTCGTCGATTGTGCAAATCGGTTTCTTGCAAGTTGAAGATGCATTGTCTCCAAACTTTGAAAAAATGAATCCAGTTGAAGGTATGAAACGTATCTTCAGCATGCGTTCGTTGGTTGAAGGATTGAAGTCATTGCTAAAAATGGCAGCGATCGGTTTGGTTCTTTACATGTTGCTTCGCGGGGAAGTTCATCAAATTCCATACATGATGACTTACTCTGTAGAGCAGATCATTACGTATCTTGGTGCGGTTGTCGTAAAACTTCTTGGTGGCGTGGGCGGTGTGATGCTGGTCCTTGCTGGTGCTGATTATTTCTATCAGCGCTGGGATCTTGAGAAGAAAATGATGATGACGAAACAAGAAATCAAAGAAGAACACAAGCAGCGCGAGGGTGATCCTATGATCAAATCGCGCATTCGTCGTATCCAACGTGAAATGGCTAGTAAACGTATGATGTCTGAAGTTCCAAAAGCTGACGTCATCATCACGAATCCAACGCATATCGCAGTTTGCTTAAAATATTCTGATAATCTTCCGGCTCCGCAGTTGATCGCCATGGGCGCTGACAGTGTAGCGGAAAATATCAAACAAATCGCAAGAGAGCACAACATCCCAATCGTAGAAAACAAGCCTCTTGCACGTACTATTTTTAAAACAATGAAAATTGGCCAAGTTATTCCGCGTGAGTTGTTCGTGGCTGTTGCGGAAGTACTTTCTTATGTTTACCGCCTGCGTAGGAAGAAAAGATAA
- the fliR gene encoding flagellar biosynthetic protein FliR: MINWSAMTEAQILLFALILLRMIAFIVSSAFFGSNSISVPVKLLLSIVLSMLVFPVVRIGNVNYLTISNEIIGLTIREVIIGLSLGFLTRLFFFVVSMVGDLISMSVGLGAGQMYNPMLGSQGNALESFYSTVGTLVFLSINGHHMLINAIVSSYQLVPVSSLSLNVGPFAEMAMFGQMAMILTIKMCAPVLVTVFLINLAFGILGRAVPQINVLVTSMPVTIMLGMTVVFICLPLLTSEMNGIVEVTAGKLFDVMKHL; this comes from the coding sequence ATGATTAACTGGAGTGCGATGACCGAAGCACAAATTCTGCTTTTTGCGCTGATTCTTCTGCGCATGATTGCGTTTATTGTGTCATCTGCATTCTTTGGCTCTAATTCAATCAGCGTTCCGGTAAAACTTTTACTCTCGATCGTATTAAGCATGTTGGTGTTCCCGGTGGTCCGAATTGGCAACGTGAACTACCTTACAATCTCTAATGAAATCATTGGCTTAACCATTCGTGAAGTGATCATCGGTTTATCGCTGGGTTTTTTAACCAGACTGTTTTTCTTCGTTGTCTCAATGGTAGGGGATTTGATCTCTATGAGCGTTGGTTTGGGTGCAGGCCAGATGTACAACCCAATGCTTGGTTCACAAGGTAACGCATTAGAAAGTTTCTATTCGACTGTTGGTACTTTGGTTTTTCTTTCTATCAACGGTCATCACATGCTGATTAATGCGATCGTATCGAGTTATCAGTTAGTTCCAGTCAGTTCATTGTCGTTAAACGTAGGTCCTTTTGCAGAGATGGCGATGTTTGGACAAATGGCAATGATCCTGACGATCAAAATGTGCGCGCCAGTTTTGGTGACGGTCTTTTTGATCAATTTGGCTTTCGGCATCTTGGGAAGAGCAGTTCCCCAGATCAACGTCCTGGTAACAAGTATGCCAGTGACCATTATGCTAGGGATGACAGTGGTCTTCATCTGTCTTCCTTTGTTAACAAGCGAGATGAACGGAATTGTTGAAGTCACGGCTGGAAAACTCTTCGACGTGATGAAACACTTATAA
- the fliQ gene encoding flagellar biosynthesis protein FliQ, protein MTEELVIKLGQDALRTTALLAAPLLISTLVVGLAVSIFQALTQINEATLTFIPKMIVVAVVFVLAGPWMMDVMSTYTVNLFDNIAVMVRE, encoded by the coding sequence ATGACAGAAGAATTAGTAATTAAATTAGGTCAAGACGCACTAAGAACAACGGCATTGCTAGCGGCACCGCTGTTGATCAGTACATTGGTTGTCGGTTTGGCTGTGAGTATTTTCCAAGCGTTGACTCAAATCAATGAGGCGACTTTGACGTTCATTCCAAAAATGATCGTGGTGGCTGTCGTGTTTGTCCTGGCAGGCCCATGGATGATGGATGTGATGTCTACGTACACTGTCAATTTGTTCGATAATATCGCAGTGATGGTAAGGGAATAG
- the fliP gene encoding flagellar type III secretion system pore protein FliP (The bacterial flagellar biogenesis protein FliP forms a type III secretion system (T3SS)-type pore required for flagellar assembly.), translating to MKKPTWALLLSLIVLPLVLLASSSAFAQVTLPTVNLGFKTTDNPNEVVNAVKLILIMTVLTLAPAILIMMTGFTRIIIVLSFLRQAMGVQQMPPNQLLVGLSLFLTFFVMQPAFNEMNKNGIQPYIAGKISQEVAIENTLGPLRKFMFGQTRDSDLALFIKLSKIDKPKTRAEVPTMVLVPAFVVSELKTAFQIGFIIFLPFLVIDIVASSVLMAMGMMMLPPVVISLPFKIMLFVLVDGWGLLIGSMVKSFG from the coding sequence TTGAAGAAGCCAACATGGGCTCTGCTTTTGAGCCTGATCGTTCTGCCACTAGTTTTGTTAGCCAGTTCAAGTGCCTTCGCGCAAGTGACTTTGCCGACTGTGAACTTGGGTTTCAAAACGACTGACAATCCAAATGAAGTTGTGAATGCAGTGAAATTGATTTTGATCATGACGGTGCTAACGTTAGCTCCGGCAATCTTGATCATGATGACTGGTTTCACACGTATCATCATCGTGCTGTCTTTCCTAAGACAAGCGATGGGTGTGCAACAAATGCCACCGAATCAATTGCTTGTAGGTCTGTCTTTGTTCCTTACGTTCTTTGTGATGCAACCGGCATTCAACGAAATGAACAAAAACGGCATTCAGCCCTATATCGCTGGGAAAATTTCTCAGGAAGTGGCGATTGAAAATACGTTGGGTCCTTTGCGTAAATTCATGTTCGGTCAAACTCGTGATTCTGATTTAGCGTTGTTTATTAAGCTTTCAAAAATTGATAAACCAAAAACTCGTGCGGAAGTTCCAACGATGGTTTTGGTTCCAGCCTTTGTGGTGTCGGAATTAAAAACGGCTTTCCAGATCGGCTTCATCATCTTCCTTCCGTTCCTTGTGATCGACATCGTGGCATCAAGTGTGTTGATGGCGATGGGTATGATGATGCTTCCTCCAGTTGTGATTTCGTTGCCCTTCAAGATTATGCTTTTCGTCCTAGTCGACGGATGGGGTTTGCTCATCGGTTCGATGGTGAAAAGTTTCGGGTGA
- a CDS encoding flagellar biosynthetic protein FliO, translated as MRWLLPLLFVISVSAQAAEEASPATEATAVASASAHAEATTPVTADAEKPKVDNRKESEIPLNLDGNKKASAEGGGMFRILFTLSMLGVVGTGAYIFLKKYSVPKSKKHQTQIKILQQHFLGPKKSLAIVRVAGESILVGITDHNISMIKSLSLLDDEVPEEAPKSFGNVLGGFKASTADFSETEDEAVTETKAKRKSNELDSDEEFAISGIKDIVSKRLKGMRSF; from the coding sequence ATGCGTTGGTTGTTGCCTTTACTTTTTGTGATTTCAGTTTCAGCTCAAGCTGCGGAAGAAGCTTCCCCTGCGACTGAAGCAACTGCTGTTGCTTCAGCTTCTGCTCATGCTGAAGCGACGACTCCGGTTACGGCAGATGCCGAAAAACCAAAGGTCGATAATCGCAAAGAATCAGAAATTCCATTGAACCTTGATGGAAACAAAAAGGCATCGGCTGAAGGCGGCGGTATGTTCCGCATCCTTTTCACGCTTTCGATGTTAGGTGTTGTAGGTACGGGTGCTTATATCTTCTTGAAAAAGTATTCAGTGCCAAAATCTAAAAAACACCAAACGCAAATCAAAATTTTGCAACAGCATTTCTTGGGTCCTAAGAAAAGTTTGGCGATCGTTCGTGTTGCTGGCGAGTCTATCTTGGTTGGTATCACGGATCACAATATCTCTATGATCAAATCATTGTCTTTGCTTGACGATGAAGTTCCAGAAGAAGCGCCAAAAAGTTTCGGTAACGTGCTAGGCGGTTTTAAGGCGAGCACAGCAGATTTCTCTGAAACTGAAGATGAAGCTGTGACTGAAACTAAAGCAAAAAGAAAATCGAACGAGCTTGATAGCGATGAAGAATTCGCGATCAGCGGTATTAAAGACATCGTATCTAAACGTCTTAAGGGAATGAGGTCATTCTAG
- the fliN gene encoding flagellar motor switch protein FliN, whose product MTDDKLDDLADQLVAEAAGMAAGAPASGGKKAIEGNGQKDRNLNLILDIPLKVTVELGRTKMPVSELLNLTQGSVIELSKLAGEPMEVYVNDKLIARGEAVVINEKFGVRLTDVISPAERVEQLK is encoded by the coding sequence ATGACAGACGATAAATTAGACGACTTGGCAGATCAGTTAGTCGCAGAAGCTGCAGGTATGGCAGCGGGTGCTCCTGCATCTGGCGGAAAAAAAGCTATTGAAGGTAACGGTCAAAAAGACAGAAACCTGAACCTTATTTTGGATATTCCTTTAAAAGTTACAGTTGAGTTGGGCCGCACAAAAATGCCTGTTTCTGAATTACTCAATTTGACTCAAGGAAGTGTCATAGAGTTGAGCAAGCTTGCGGGTGAGCCCATGGAAGTTTACGTCAACGATAAATTGATCGCTCGCGGTGAAGCCGTAGTTATCAATGAAAAATTCGGTGTTCGTCTAACTGACGTTATTTCACCGGCTGAACGCGTAGAACAATTAAAATAA
- the fliM gene encoding flagellar motor switch protein FliM → MNQVLSQSEVDALLAAVSDGDVASSESPKAETQSAGSAKADDRKIVSYDLTSQDRIIRGRLPQLEVIYEKFMRAFRVSLSSALRKIASITLTGTEFLKFGEFINTLPMPTCMSVLRFGNLRGSALFVIESKLAYALVDSFFGGADRPYTKIDGKDFTPIELQIVQKVVGLAINDMEAAWASIEKIGCSFVRTEVNPQFVGIVPPTDVVIASTFDVELENASGTISIVIPYATIEPIKQKLSTGFQVESDQTDKRLWTSIIQEQLLETDMEIKVNLGETEIKLRDLMTLKVGDVIPLDQDASGEFDVEIENVKKFKGYYGIHHGTVAVQVTRPVTK, encoded by the coding sequence ATGAATCAGGTTCTTTCGCAAAGTGAAGTAGATGCCCTGTTAGCCGCGGTTTCCGACGGCGATGTGGCCTCTTCCGAAAGTCCCAAAGCAGAAACGCAATCTGCAGGTAGTGCAAAGGCTGACGATCGTAAGATTGTTTCTTACGATTTAACCAGCCAAGACCGTATTATTCGCGGTCGCCTTCCGCAGCTTGAAGTTATCTATGAAAAATTCATGCGTGCATTCCGTGTCTCGTTGTCATCGGCGCTTCGTAAGATCGCATCGATCACATTGACAGGTACAGAATTCTTAAAATTCGGTGAGTTCATCAATACTTTACCGATGCCAACATGTATGAGCGTTCTGCGTTTCGGTAATCTACGGGGTTCCGCTTTATTCGTAATTGAAAGTAAATTGGCGTACGCCCTTGTGGATTCTTTCTTCGGTGGTGCGGACCGTCCGTACACGAAAATTGACGGTAAGGATTTTACTCCGATTGAATTGCAAATCGTGCAAAAAGTCGTGGGTCTTGCGATCAACGATATGGAAGCGGCATGGGCTTCTATCGAAAAAATTGGATGTTCGTTCGTACGTACTGAAGTCAATCCTCAGTTCGTTGGTATCGTTCCTCCGACAGACGTAGTTATTGCGTCTACATTCGACGTTGAATTGGAAAATGCATCGGGCACAATCTCGATCGTTATTCCTTACGCAACGATCGAACCAATTAAGCAAAAACTTTCAACAGGTTTCCAAGTTGAATCTGATCAAACAGATAAAAGACTTTGGACATCTATCATTCAAGAACAGCTTCTTGAAACAGATATGGAAATTAAGGTCAATCTTGGTGAAACCGAGATCAAACTTCGTGACCTTATGACTTTGAAAGTCGGCGACGTTATTCCACTTGATCAAGATGCATCAGGGGAATTCGACGTTGAAATTGAAAATGTAAAAAAATTCAAAGGTTATTACGGAATCCATCACGGGACTGTGGCAGTTCAAGTAACTCGCCCGGTAACAAAGTAA
- the fliL gene encoding flagellar basal body-associated protein FliL, protein MAEEKAAAAEAPAPSGGSGQKPILLIALAVINMLIVAGVGFMLYKGKQKEAAEPKIEQVIKGEAEAQHKEATEEKEVVGKVVPLETFIVNLAGSKGRKVAKVNMELEIKGDHAAEEIDKRKAQIRDIIIIILSSKTYEEVSSREGKDNLRNEIKDTINSFLVQGKISNVFFTEFIYN, encoded by the coding sequence GTGGCTGAGGAAAAAGCGGCAGCAGCAGAAGCACCAGCACCGAGCGGTGGCTCTGGACAAAAGCCTATACTTCTAATCGCATTGGCAGTTATCAACATGCTTATCGTCGCTGGCGTGGGCTTTATGCTTTACAAAGGCAAACAGAAAGAAGCTGCCGAACCAAAAATCGAACAAGTTATTAAAGGTGAAGCGGAAGCTCAACACAAAGAAGCCACTGAAGAAAAAGAAGTGGTTGGTAAGGTTGTGCCGTTGGAAACTTTCATCGTAAATCTTGCGGGCTCTAAAGGTCGTAAGGTTGCGAAAGTTAACATGGAACTTGAAATCAAGGGTGACCATGCAGCGGAAGAGATCGACAAGCGCAAAGCGCAGATCCGCGACATCATCATCATCATTCTTTCAAGCAAGACTTATGAAGAAGTCTCTTCGCGCGAAGGAAAAGACAATTTGAGAAATGAAATTAAAGACACAATTAACTCTTTCCTTGTGCAAGGGAAGATTTCAAACGTGTTCTTCACAGAGTTTATCTATAACTAA
- a CDS encoding LysR family transcriptional regulator, whose amino-acid sequence MDYNEVAVFIKVVQTGSFSAAAKKLGIPNSTASYKVSSLEKRLGVTLIQRTTRKLNITPAGQEYFKKCTLAFEAIEAAEAEVAAVQGEPQGLLRVTAPKEFGGALIAELIAEYKKKYPKVRVEFILTERRVDLLSESVDLAIRAGELQDSSLIAKKIGGDYFIVVASPKYLKAHGTPTHPRELRHHSCVQFTPVGMDEWRMTNSKGSLNVPVSGSVLVNDLTTVKNLAVAHEGIAYIPLHFCSDELNSGKLVRILPEWRSTTAALHFVYPAQKFVSPKLKSFMEIASAKLKKEFGNEI is encoded by the coding sequence ATGGATTATAACGAAGTAGCGGTATTCATTAAGGTAGTTCAGACGGGAAGCTTCTCTGCAGCGGCAAAGAAACTTGGAATTCCTAACTCAACGGCAAGTTACAAAGTCTCATCTTTGGAAAAACGTTTGGGTGTGACTTTGATTCAACGAACAACTCGTAAGTTGAACATCACTCCGGCGGGGCAGGAATATTTTAAAAAATGCACATTGGCTTTTGAGGCGATTGAAGCGGCCGAAGCAGAAGTCGCAGCCGTGCAGGGGGAGCCACAAGGTCTTTTGCGTGTCACCGCGCCTAAAGAATTCGGTGGAGCTTTAATTGCGGAACTTATCGCTGAATATAAAAAGAAATATCCCAAGGTACGTGTCGAATTTATTCTGACCGAGCGACGCGTGGATCTTCTAAGTGAAAGTGTCGACTTGGCGATTCGTGCCGGAGAGTTGCAAGACTCTTCGTTGATTGCGAAGAAAATCGGTGGCGATTATTTCATCGTGGTCGCTTCACCAAAATATTTAAAAGCGCACGGCACTCCTACTCATCCACGGGAACTTCGTCATCACTCGTGTGTGCAGTTCACTCCGGTCGGTATGGATGAATGGCGCATGACGAATTCAAAGGGTTCCCTGAACGTTCCGGTTTCAGGCTCTGTTCTTGTGAATGATTTGACGACGGTTAAAAACTTGGCGGTCGCGCATGAAGGGATTGCTTACATTCCGTTGCATTTCTGTTCTGATGAATTGAATTCGGGAAAGCTTGTTAGAATTTTGCCAGAGTGGCGTTCAACGACCGCAGCATTGCACTTCGTTTATCCCGCACAAAAGTTTGTTAGCCCTAAATTAAAATCCTTCATGGAAATCGCTTCAGCGAAGTTGAAGAAAGAATTTGGTAACGAAATCTAA